The following DNA comes from Winogradskyella sp. PG-2.
GGCAAGAGCTATTTTAGATAGTCTAATTACCTATTACAATGCAGATGCAATAGCATATAAAACTCAATTATCTGAAGATACTGATAAATTTATTGATAATAGAATAGTTGATATATTAGAAGAGTTAACTAGCTTTGATGAGGGTGTAGAAACCTATAAAGTTGATAATAAATTAAGTAACATTGATTCTGAGGCAAACTTGGTATTAGAATCCAATGCGTCAGTTGCAAGCCAGATCGTAGAGCTTAATGCGCAATTACAACTAACCAACTATCTAATCACATATTTAAATAATAACAAAAATGATTTGATTCCACCGAATCTAGGTTTAGCCAACGAAAATGCCAACCAAAATGTCATTCGTTTTAACAATCTTTTACTTGACAAAAAACGTTTATTAAAAGGTGCAAATGAAGAAAATCCCATTATTCTAAACCTAAATGATCAGATTTTAAGTTTAAGAACAAGCATTGAACAAGATTTAAGTAACACAAGATCTTCATTAAGCTTTTCCATAAATCAATTAAGGCAGCAGGAAAATGAATTAGTTACAAAAATTGCAGAAAACCCTAAGAAACAAAGAGCTATTAGAGATATAGAACGACAACAAGAGATTTTTGAAACTGTTTATCTATACTTACTTCAGAAAAGAGAAGAAAACTCAATTTCATTAGCTGTTACCACACCATATGCAAAAATTATTGATAAAGCCTACGGGAGTTCCATACCAGTAGCTCCAAATAAAAAAGTCATATTTTTAATTGCGCTTATAGTTGGGTTACTAATTCCTTTTGTATTAGTTTATTTAAGATTAATATTTGACAATAAAGTAAACACATTAAAGACTCTCGAAAAAAACCTTGAAATACCCTCATTAGGAGAAATTCCAAAATTAAAGTCGAATCATCAAGTTATTAGTTTAGACGATAAGCTTAAGAAAGGTTCAGAGTCATTCCGACTTTTAAGAACCAATTTAAATCACTTATTACCAGATTCAAAAAACGAAGGTCAAGCTATTATTATTTCTTCAACATCAAAAAATGAAGGCAAATCATTTATTTCATTAAATCTTGCTAGTTCTTTGGCCATCTTAAATAAACGCGTTCTAATAATAGATGCCGATGTTAGAAATCCAAAATCTGGTGTTTCCAGATTTACAAAGGGTCAACAAAAAATAGGTTTAACTCAATTTTTATCTCAAGAAAATATTAACCTGAAAGATCTTATAAATCAGAATGAAAAGATAAATGTAGATATTATTGAATCTGGACATTTGCCAAAAAAATCTCAAGAGTTATTCAGTGACGTCAAGTTTGAAGAAATTTTATCGTTTGCTAAAAAAAATTACGACTATGTCATTGTAGATACACCAGCTATTAATACCACAACAGACACATTGCTAATAGGACAACTAGCAGATATTTTTATCTATGTTATAAAAGCAAACTATTTAGATAAGGATAAGCTCGAAATTCCTAGAAGGTTACATCAAACAAATAAATTAAAAAACATGGTATCTCTATTAAATTATTCCAATCCAAAGAGAGTAAATAGAGTTGGTTACTATTAGTTAATAAGATAACTAAAAGAATTGTTGGTCAAAAAAATGACTAAAATAGTTTTAAGGAATGTACCTATATAATTAACATAAACTGATTGCTGATAGAAAGATCAAATCCATATGAATTTTAAGTATAAATGCTACATACAACGTTTCTTTTCAACTATTCCTAATGGAGAAAAGTTAAATTACTTATTCCAAAAAAATATTACAAAGACACTTCCTGTATCTGATAGCAAGTTTTTATTTAAAGTAGAAATGGCCATAAGACATAAGGATAACTTTAAAAAATTTAACTCTATTGAAAATCCTGCAAACAATTACTATGAGTTTGGTGCTGGATGGGATTTAATCATACCAATAGCTATAAGTCATCTTGGTTATGAAGTTGATGTTATAGATATAAGAAAATTACTTATTAATGACTTGGTTAAAGATTCTATAGAACGTTTTAATAACCCAAACTTTAATCATCCATTAAAAATTGTAAAAAAAAGCCCTCTTAAAAAAGACTTGTCAAATTTAAAAGAAGATTTTGGTCTATCTTATTATGCACCTGAAGATGCAAGACAAACTAAATATGATGATAATCATTTTGATTTCTCTTCATCAACATCTACAATGGAACATATACCACCTAACGATATTTTAAAAATATTAAATGAGACTTATAGAATTATGAAAAAGGGAGGTGTACTTTCTATGGATATAGACTACATAGATCATTGGGCATATTTCGACTCTAACATTTCTTATTATAATTTTTTAAAGTATTCTTCCGAGGAATGGAAAAAATTTAATCCAGACCTCAACTATCAAAATAGGTTAAGACATTCGGATTACATGAAAATCATTTCTCAAACTCCTTTTGAAGTTGTGAAAAATAAACCTAGACTTCCAAATGAATTGCAAAGGAATGCTTTGAGGAATTTAAAATTAGCAGATATGTACAAGAATTACTCTTATGAAGATATAGAAATAACAGGCAGTGAGATCGTTTTACGAAAATAAAATGTATTATCTACTTAAGACCAACATTAACTAAGTAGAATAGCAAATAAAGAAATAATAAAAATCATGACACTCAAAGAACAAATTGACAGAGATGGTTACATCCTAATAAAAAATGTATTCAGTCCAGAAGAAGTTGAAGTATTAAGACAAAAAGGTATAGAGGATCAAAATCACGAAGGAGATCTATTATCCTCAGACAAGTTGCATAGTGTACTGATGGATGAGCGTATTTTAAACATTTTTAAAGAATGTCTAGATAGCGAAAAATTATATTACTTTGCTGATAGTAATTTATCTGTGAACAGACCTGGTAAAGGAGGTTTTCATAAAGACTCTACCAATAGGCACAAAAAAGATAGCAAAGAATTTACAGACATAAATTATTCGTTATTAAGAGCAGGGATTTACTTACAAGATCATGCGAATTCATCTAGAGGGCTTTGTCTCAGAAAAGGTTCGCACCTGCATCAAAGTTGCGGTGTAGGAAAAATAATTAACGTAAAAAGTGAAATTGGTGATGTTGTTATTTGGAAACTCAGCACCACCCACTCTGCTAATGCACAAGTCATCTCAATGTTCCCAAACACATCGTTTCACCCTTTAATTGCCAGATTTGTCCCAGATTTCTTAAAACAAGAAGCGGCAAGTCCAAGAGTAGTGTTGTTTATGTGCTTTGGACTAAAAGATGATTATGCAATGGAATACAGAGAATACCTTAAAACTAGACAATATGCCCTAGATAGATGGGTTAAATCTAAATTATCACAAGAAAGAATTGCCAAAATGAATGCCTTAGGTGTAGAAATCTACGATGATTTCAATATTGATGAAATTGACCAAAGTAAAGTCAATGTGCTCTATAAACAATTGTAGTATTTCAATACTACCCTAAAGTTGTTTTATTAAAAATATAGTTATGAAAATCCGATACATCAAATCTGCTTGCATTACAGTTGAAACCAAGGGTGTAAAAATATTGACAGACCCTTGGTTAGTTGATGGAGAATATTATGGGTCTTGGTGTCATTATCCAAAATTAGAATTTGATGAAGACTATTTTGACAGTATCGATTATATTTATATTAGCCATATTCATCCAGACCACTTCAGTAAAAAAACATTTGAGCTTCTAAACAAGGACATTCCTATTCTTATTCATGAATATGCAAGTCCTTTTTTAAAAATGAACATTGAACGATTGGGTTTTAATGTTACAGAATTGCCTCATAATGAAAAAACAGATTTAAAAAATGGAGTAACTATAGAAATTCTTGCAGCAGATAATTGTAATCCAGAATTATGTGCGAAATTTATGGGATGCGGCATCGTAGAAACAAAATTTAAATCCACACAAATTGATTCATTAGCTGTTATTTCTGATGGCACACATAATGTCTTAAACCTTAATGATTGCCCGTACGACTTAGCCAAGGAAGCTGTTTTTGCGGTAAATAAGAAATATCAATATATTGATTTCTTATTAGTGGGCTATGGTGGAGCAGGACCATATCCTCAATGCTTTGAGTTGTCTGATGAAGACCGAAGAAAAGCTCAAGAAGGGAAAAAATTGCAATTTCTTAATCAAGGAGAGAAATATATAGATCTTGTAAAGCCCAAATATTATATGCCGTTTGCAGGAACATATACATTAGCTGGGAAGCTTTCTAAACTGCAAAATAAAAGAGGTGTACCTGAACTTCATGAGGCAGTAGACTATTTTTTAAATTCAACTATAATCAATCTAGAAGAATCTAAACCTATTTTATTAAACACTTATGAGTATTTCGACTTAGAGACAAAAAAACAATCTATTAAATATAAACCTGTTAATAAGAAGGAAAAAGAAGCTTATATCGAAAATGTACTTAGTAAGAGAACGCTAGATTATGAATTAGATGACGAACCAAATGTTGAGGAAATGTTGGCACTTATTCCAGCTGCAAATCAACGAATGAATGCCAAAAGAGAAGAGATAAACTTTGTTTCAGACACTAGTGTTTTAGTTAAGTTGAAAGAAGATCTTTTTATAAAATTATACTTTGATGGTACTGAATATGAAGTAGTCGATAACACTAATGGGATTAAATCATTTGTAGAATATCAGTTGTCAACTAAACTTTTAAATAGAATTTTAAAAGGACCACGTTATGCACACTGGAATAATGCCGAAATTGGTTCTCATATAAAATTTAGAAGAGTTCCAAATACTTTTGAACGAGGTTTATATCATGCAATGTGTTTCTTTCATGCCTAACAACCTAAATTATTTAGACACTAGATAACTATTTTCTTAAAAGATAGTTACCAATTATTAAGGCATCTAGTCCCGTTGAAAAAAAACAGCGAATAGCATCAACTGGTGATTCAACAACAGGCTCACCTTGAACATTAAAACTTGTATTTAAAACCACTGGAACACCTGTCTTATTCCCTAATTTTTTAATTAAATCGTAATATCTTGGGTTTAATCCTCTAGTTACGGTTTGTAACCGAGCACTGCCATCAACATGTGTCACTGCAGGAATAACATCTTGCTTTTCTTTTAAAACATTACAAACTTTTAGCATAAAAGGTGCTTCGACATCTAAATCAAAATAATCATCTTTTGCTTCGAGTATAGTAGATGGTGCAAAAGGACGATAAGCTTCTCTAAATTTTACTTCGGCATTAATTTTGTCTTTCATAGTTGGCACGTTCGGATTCGCCAAAATACTGCGATTGCCTAATGCTCTTGGACCAATTTCCATTTTACCCTGAAACCAACCTATTATATTTCCTTCAGCTAATAATTCAGCTCCCTTATCAGAAATATCTTCAAAATATTTATAATTTAATTTTGATCCTTTTAATACTCTTTTGATATCCTTGTTAGAATAAGAGGTGCCAACATAAGGATCTAAATGAATAAAAGTTCTAGGCTTTTTAAAAACCCCATTATATAAATAGTAAGCTGCACCAATTGCAGTACCATTGTCACCAGCAGCTGGCATTACATAGATATCTTTAAACTTACTTTCTCTAACAATCCTACCATTCATTACACTATTTAATGCTACACCACCAGAAACAATGAGATAGTCCGTCTTTGTTTTTTTGTAGAGCACATCACATATTTCTAACACACAATCTTCTAAAACTTCCTGAAAAGCTGCAGCCATATCCATATGATGCTGCGTAAACTCTTCATTAGGTTTTCTACCTTTTCCAAATTTTTTATAGAATTTTGGCGACAGACGCTCTAAACTTAAATTCTGAAAATTAAAATAACTTAGGTCAAAATGTAATTTACCTATATCATCTACCCAAACCAATTTTGCTATATCTTCTTTATATACTTTAGGATTACCTAAAGGTGCCAAACCCATAGTCTTACCTTCATCGTAATAAGGCTTAAATCCACAATAATAAGTAACTGCAACATAAAATGAACCCAAGGAATATGGAAAGAAACTCTCTCCTATTATTTCAACTTTATTAGCATTACCATAGCCTAGCCATGTTGTTGCCCACTCTCCTGAGCCATCAACTCCCAAAAGGGCAGCTTTTTTATATGGAGAAACAAAAAATGAACCTGGAGCATGGCAATTATGATGTGGTATAAAATGTACCTTTGGTCCTTTCTTTTTAGAAACCCATTGACCTTTATACCAACCCCAAAAACCACGTTGCTTTCTAAAAGCATGAAGAATTTCATTGTTTATAAAAGCCTTGAGAGACCTAAGACTTTTCGTATTAAAAGCCCAGTATAATAGTTTTTTACCAGAGTTATGTTTTGGTTGAATTGAAACAGCAATATGGTCTATATCATCATAACTTAATTTTGCAATTTTCAGGCATCTGTCAATAGCTTTCTTCGGAAATTCTCTAGTGTGCTTATCTCTATTTAATCGTTCTTCTTCTATAGCAGCAATTAGGCTTCCATCAACTACAATACATGCTGTGGAATCGTGATAATAATAATTCAAACCTAATATGACCATAGAATAAATTTAAGAATAGTTAATATACGCTTTCAATAAGTAAAACACTAAAACTCATTTTTAAGTAATTCTTTAATATCTAGACTTAGCTTTTTAGTAAATAATTCTGAGCCCTCCTTGTTTAAGTGTTGTGAATTAAAAAAATAATACTTTTTAAAAGTCAATTCATCATCAGAATAATCCAAGAATGGTACGTTATACTTTTCTGAAATATCATTTAAATAATCAAACAATAATTGTCTATCTAAGTCATAAGGGATAAACTCATAATATACTGGCGTATACACTAAAATTAATTTTATATTTTTCTGATTACATTCTTCGATATAGGCCTCAAATATATCGCAGGTTGACTTATCTATAGAGGAGTTAATTCCATCTTTGTTCTCCAATTTAAATTTATCGAATGTTCCATCCCAAGTTAAGTTCTTTTGCAAATAACCTTTTTCCATATTTGCAGGTGAAATATGTACGTTAAAAGATGAAGCAAATCCATCTAAAACTTCTAATGGTTGACCTGAATATTTAAAAAAAGGCAAATTATAATCTACAAATGAGAAGCCTTCGTATTGTTTTGTCGTAGTAGCTACTTCATTAACATTAATGTAAGGCGCAAATCTTATATAGTTATACAACTCACCTTCTGCTTTTCTTAAAGTAGCAAAATCAACCGTTTGAATTATAATTTTAGGAGGTGTATTTGTTTTTTCATAAAGATCATATTGCATTTTTTGAATTACAAAATCATTACCATCTAAACCAAGATTGTAAGAATTTAAATCTAATACAGAATCAATAATCTTTGGTGAGAGTTGTACATAAGATTTAGAATTACCATTAATAATTAAGTCTGTGTTAATGGCTCCATTAGATAGTTTTGTGAGTTTCTCATAAATAACCATATTACTCTGTCTAAGCCCATTCGTAATTACTTTATCTAAAACAAAGAAAAGTACTGTGATAATTGAACCTAAAAGCAATATATTAATAAGAAATTTTTTCATTTTTATTAACTAAAGATTAAAATTGAAAATATATAAATTCTTGAGAACTGCCCGAAAAGACTGTTATAGCTAAAATAATTAAACTATAAACTGACCATCTTAATACTTTAGATTTTTCATTATGCAAAAAAGCTATACCGTGTTGTTCGTTTCTACCCAACCATTCCGTCATTATAAAAACTACTATTAGAAATAATGTTAAGAAAGATTCAAATTTTATTCTTGAGGAGTTTGAGAAATGAGGCATTTCAAAAATAGAAGCAGACGCTATTGAATTAACATAATCAAATGCATGGGCTATGTTTTCTGCTCTAAAGAATATCCATGCAAAAACGGTTAAACTAAAAGTAAGTAATATCATAGATAACTCCTTAAGACTAGGTAAGATCTTTCCTTCTGCTATAACATTTAGGTTGTTTCTGTTTTTTTTAGTAATTAATAAGGGTAAAAAATAGATGGCATTTAAAGCTCCCCAAACAATAAATGTCCAGTTGGCACCATGCCAAAAACCACTGACAATAAAAATGATAAAAGTATTTCTTATCTGCATCCATTTGCCACCTCGACTTCCGCCTAAGGGTATATAAAGATAATCTCTAAACCAAGTAGATAATGAGATATGCCAGCGTCTCCAAAATTCTGCTATATCCCTAGAGAAATAAGGGAAATTAAAATTCTGCATTAAATCAAAACCAAAAAGACGCGATGTACCAATCGCAATGTCTGAATATCCTGAAAAATCACCATAAATCTGAAACGTAAAAAATATAGCTCCAAGAAGAAGTGTACTTCCAGAGTAATCAGCTGAATTATTAAAAATCATATTGGCATATTCCGCACAATTATCTGCTATAACCATTTTCTTGAATAAGCCCCAAAGTATTTGCCGCATACCATCTACGGCTTTATCATATTCGAAAGTTCGTTTTTTATAAAATTGAGGTAATAAATGCTTTGCACGTTCTATAGGGCCAGCAACTAATTGCGGAAAAAAGCTTACGAAAGCAGAGAAGGCAACAAAATCTTTTGTAGGTTCTAGCTTTCTTTTGTAGACGTCTAAAGTATAACTCAAGGTTTGAAATGTATAAAAGCTTATACCAACAGGTAAGATGATATTAAGCGAGTTTGCTTGTATCTCAGTACCAAAAAAAGAAAAGGCTGAGATGAAATTATCTAAAAAGAAATTATAGTATTTAAAAAAACCAAGAAAGCCTAGATTGACTAAAATACTCGTCCACAGTAAAACTTTCCGCTTTGATTTGTTTTCTTGTTTAGATAAAGCAACACCGACTGAATAATCCACAAGTGTGCTAAATAAAATTAATGTCAGGAATCTCGAGTCCCACCAACCATAAAAGATATAACTCGCAAAAACTATTAAAGCGTTTTGTAGTTTCAAATTTCTATTGACTATAAACCAATATAAAATAAATACTATTGGCAAAAATATCGCAAAGTCAATTGAGTTAAAAATCATATAACTTGTTGTCTTATACTTTTGCTTTTTTTCTAAGTGTAAATCGTCTTACATCATACAAATTTTTCACTTTGGGCTTTTCAATTTCAACTACTGCTTCTTTTAATAGTTTCATTAAAACATGAACCATGGTCATATGTATGTCTTCAGATATTTGCATATCATTAATATTGGCATCAACAGAGTGGTGAGCTAATTCTTTTAGCTTACCTCCGTCAAATCCTGTCCAACCCACGGATACACCTCCATTTTTATTGATAAAATCGATAGCTTTAAGTACATTTTTAGAATTACCACTTCCAGAAATACCAACTAACACATCACCTGGATTGAAGAAATTCTTTAATTGCTCTTCAAATACAATGTCATAACCTACGTCATTAGTATATGCAGTGATAGTGCCTAAATTATCAGTTAAAGGAATAACTTTAAATCGTTTTTGTAATCCATAGCTTACACCTTTATTTATATCACATGCAAAATGGGATGCTGTAGCAGCACTTCCTCCATTTCCGCAAATAAAGATATGGTTTCCATTCTCATAAGCTTTTAATAAAACATTAGCGCAATTTTCAATTGCATCAATATCGAGATTATTTAACGTTTCGGTTAGGTTCTCTAGGTAACTTTTAATTTGAGTTTTCATTTTTTGTTTATATTGGTTAATAGCGAGATTTATTTTTTACTTATTTATTGTAATGAATGACTTTTGTTCCTTCAAAATTGAATTTAAACTCAATTTCTTCTAAATCATTTAAGGCTTGTTTTACTTTTTCATGATTATCTTCTTTCACATAGAATAGCAAAAAGCCTCCACCACCTGCTCCAAGGAGTTTACCACCAGACGCCCCATTTTCTATACCCAGTTGATAGTAATAATCTATTCTATTGTTAGATATTTGATCTGCTAGCTCTTTTTTATACATCCAACCTTTATGCAGAATTTCTCCAATAGCATCAATATTATTATTCACAAATTCCTTTTTAAGATCTTCAGATAATGCTACCATTTTGTGCAAAGATTCTACCTTACGTTGGTCGTTAATTGTATTTTTCTTTTGCTCTGTTAAAATCTTGCTAGCAGAACGTGTATTACCCAAATAAAACAAAAACAGGTTATTCTCTAATTGCTTTACTTTTTCGGGTTTTAATATTATTTTTTCAACAGATACAGTATCATCTTTATTAAATTTTATAAAATTTAAACCACCAATAGCACAGGCATATTGATCCTGTTTACCTATAGGTTCTTT
Coding sequences within:
- a CDS encoding MBL fold metallo-hydrolase; protein product: MKIRYIKSACITVETKGVKILTDPWLVDGEYYGSWCHYPKLEFDEDYFDSIDYIYISHIHPDHFSKKTFELLNKDIPILIHEYASPFLKMNIERLGFNVTELPHNEKTDLKNGVTIEILAADNCNPELCAKFMGCGIVETKFKSTQIDSLAVISDGTHNVLNLNDCPYDLAKEAVFAVNKKYQYIDFLLVGYGGAGPYPQCFELSDEDRRKAQEGKKLQFLNQGEKYIDLVKPKYYMPFAGTYTLAGKLSKLQNKRGVPELHEAVDYFLNSTIINLEESKPILLNTYEYFDLETKKQSIKYKPVNKKEKEAYIENVLSKRTLDYELDDEPNVEEMLALIPAANQRMNAKREEINFVSDTSVLVKLKEDLFIKLYFDGTEYEVVDNTNGIKSFVEYQLSTKLLNRILKGPRYAHWNNAEIGSHIKFRRVPNTFERGLYHAMCFFHA
- a CDS encoding carbamoyltransferase, with protein sequence MVILGLNYYYHDSTACIVVDGSLIAAIEEERLNRDKHTREFPKKAIDRCLKIAKLSYDDIDHIAVSIQPKHNSGKKLLYWAFNTKSLRSLKAFINNEILHAFRKQRGFWGWYKGQWVSKKKGPKVHFIPHHNCHAPGSFFVSPYKKAALLGVDGSGEWATTWLGYGNANKVEIIGESFFPYSLGSFYVAVTYYCGFKPYYDEGKTMGLAPLGNPKVYKEDIAKLVWVDDIGKLHFDLSYFNFQNLSLERLSPKFYKKFGKGRKPNEEFTQHHMDMAAAFQEVLEDCVLEICDVLYKKTKTDYLIVSGGVALNSVMNGRIVRESKFKDIYVMPAAGDNGTAIGAAYYLYNGVFKKPRTFIHLDPYVGTSYSNKDIKRVLKGSKLNYKYFEDISDKGAELLAEGNIIGWFQGKMEIGPRALGNRSILANPNVPTMKDKINAEVKFREAYRPFAPSTILEAKDDYFDLDVEAPFMLKVCNVLKEKQDVIPAVTHVDGSARLQTVTRGLNPRYYDLIKKLGNKTGVPVVLNTSFNVQGEPVVESPVDAIRCFFSTGLDALIIGNYLLRK
- a CDS encoding GumC family protein, giving the protein MKNNKNHKNNDPDHQKLDLRNALKIYLAYWKWFIISVCIAIIFAFIYLHFSSPIYEVSSTILINDNADNGNTNSEISVFEDLGLFAGPKTSLDTEIGVLKSKSLIERVVKELELNISYYIKTDVKYKELYKNEIPFTLNFFMPDSSFNNLSEVFFVKAKSPTEFVLFSEDDTKICEGSFGQLISCDFGELVITPKDLGTLKTNQSVLVKISSIEEVAIAYKKRIKISADAPKSNLLTLSLQDGIRIKARAILDSLITYYNADAIAYKTQLSEDTDKFIDNRIVDILEELTSFDEGVETYKVDNKLSNIDSEANLVLESNASVASQIVELNAQLQLTNYLITYLNNNKNDLIPPNLGLANENANQNVIRFNNLLLDKKRLLKGANEENPIILNLNDQILSLRTSIEQDLSNTRSSLSFSINQLRQQENELVTKIAENPKKQRAIRDIERQQEIFETVYLYLLQKREENSISLAVTTPYAKIIDKAYGSSIPVAPNKKVIFLIALIVGLLIPFVLVYLRLIFDNKVNTLKTLEKNLEIPSLGEIPKLKSNHQVISLDDKLKKGSESFRLLRTNLNHLLPDSKNEGQAIIISSTSKNEGKSFISLNLASSLAILNKRVLIIDADVRNPKSGVSRFTKGQQKIGLTQFLSQENINLKDLINQNEKINVDIIESGHLPKKSQELFSDVKFEEILSFAKKNYDYVIVDTPAINTTTDTLLIGQLADIFIYVIKANYLDKDKLEIPRRLHQTNKLKNMVSLLNYSNPKRVNRVGYY
- a CDS encoding GHMP kinase; this encodes MIITRTPLRISFAGGGSDLKEYYLNHGGSVLSVAINKYIYLSMHPYFQENKYFLKYSKNELVDSIDNIQHRIIKQVFQDFNISGVDFNSSADIPSGTGLGSSSSFTSGLTTLCSTYNNNYMSLEDIAKYACEVEINKLKEPIGKQDQYACAIGGLNFIKFNKDDTVSVEKIILKPEKVKQLENNLFLFYLGNTRSASKILTEQKKNTINDQRKVESLHKMVALSEDLKKEFVNNNIDAIGEILHKGWMYKKELADQISNNRIDYYYQLGIENGASGGKLLGAGGGGFLLFYVKEDNHEKVKQALNDLEEIEFKFNFEGTKVIHYNK
- a CDS encoding class I SAM-dependent methyltransferase; the protein is MNFKYKCYIQRFFSTIPNGEKLNYLFQKNITKTLPVSDSKFLFKVEMAIRHKDNFKKFNSIENPANNYYEFGAGWDLIIPIAISHLGYEVDVIDIRKLLINDLVKDSIERFNNPNFNHPLKIVKKSPLKKDLSNLKEDFGLSYYAPEDARQTKYDDNHFDFSSSTSTMEHIPPNDILKILNETYRIMKKGGVLSMDIDYIDHWAYFDSNISYYNFLKYSSEEWKKFNPDLNYQNRLRHSDYMKIISQTPFEVVKNKPRLPNELQRNALRNLKLADMYKNYSYEDIEITGSEIVLRK
- a CDS encoding SIS domain-containing protein, which encodes MKTQIKSYLENLTETLNNLDIDAIENCANVLLKAYENGNHIFICGNGGSAATASHFACDINKGVSYGLQKRFKVIPLTDNLGTITAYTNDVGYDIVFEEQLKNFFNPGDVLVGISGSGNSKNVLKAIDFINKNGGVSVGWTGFDGGKLKELAHHSVDANINDMQISEDIHMTMVHVLMKLLKEAVVEIEKPKVKNLYDVRRFTLRKKAKV
- a CDS encoding MBOAT family O-acyltransferase, encoding MIFNSIDFAIFLPIVFILYWFIVNRNLKLQNALIVFASYIFYGWWDSRFLTLILFSTLVDYSVGVALSKQENKSKRKVLLWTSILVNLGFLGFFKYYNFFLDNFISAFSFFGTEIQANSLNIILPVGISFYTFQTLSYTLDVYKRKLEPTKDFVAFSAFVSFFPQLVAGPIERAKHLLPQFYKKRTFEYDKAVDGMRQILWGLFKKMVIADNCAEYANMIFNNSADYSGSTLLLGAIFFTFQIYGDFSGYSDIAIGTSRLFGFDLMQNFNFPYFSRDIAEFWRRWHISLSTWFRDYLYIPLGGSRGGKWMQIRNTFIIFIVSGFWHGANWTFIVWGALNAIYFLPLLITKKNRNNLNVIAEGKILPSLKELSMILLTFSLTVFAWIFFRAENIAHAFDYVNSIASASIFEMPHFSNSSRIKFESFLTLFLIVVFIMTEWLGRNEQHGIAFLHNEKSKVLRWSVYSLIILAITVFSGSSQEFIYFQF